Proteins encoded within one genomic window of Ostrinia nubilalis chromosome 5, ilOstNubi1.1, whole genome shotgun sequence:
- the LOC135071897 gene encoding nuclear cap-binding protein subunit 3-like, producing the protein MEREEGEMSDDNAMLVDDFEPPSKNEDLEPAKHTVIYKADKNGIMVTQLEKIDAARIEERARRFGLNLSGNRVITQKQIDELYENFGIESGNERHFRFDALHLNGVDGLTTREIFEYLEDYKPLSLERIDEVSCNIVCQDHISAALALLVHSREIKSEELKEMLAAKSLHHWREGMPHPKKDLILMRFATNGDKKMPKKKAEDIKYTDEYYDQNTDSVSKNPWGDLCKSWGVYDHQEIFQRRLPKHDDDEEEFTLENQEVVIKNKQLAMRLGKRSHKVEEPDDSSSDSEWKKKSKVPRMRMHADDEESKLKKKQPVSDRESSNERDIYAPLSIQVVNSKSNYMPRHTTKLSEKFKTGERNSRKSTILSRLGAKVVPADSSLSADEYSSDGTDDSDDHYVMSRVQKVNSKTSDVWSRLETKDQPETHVGARSDLRHMLKSRRLNKTDDLRGRISKSKQTNLRIEIDNNYVKK; encoded by the exons aTTTACAAAGCTGACAAAAATGGGATAATGGTAACACAATTGGAAAAGATTGATGCAGCAAGGATAGAAGAAAGGGCAAGAAGATTTGGATTAAATCTTAGTGGTAATAGAGTAATTACTCAGAAACAGATCGATGAGCTTTATGAAAATTTTGGAATAGAAAGTGGTAATGAAAGACACTTCAGATTTGATGCTCTACATTTGAATGGGGTGGACGGACTGACCACTAGAGAGATATTTGAATACTTGGAAGATTATAAGCCCTTATCGTTGGAAAGGATTGATGAAGTTTCAT gTAATATTGTTTGTCAGGATCATATATCTGCTGCTTTAGCTTTGCTAGTGCACTCCCGTGAAATCAAAAGTGAAGAATTGAAGGAAATGCTTGCTGCTAAATCTTTACATCATTGGAGAGAAGGAATGCCTCATCCTAAAAAGGATCTCATTTTAATGCGCTTTGCTACAAATGGTGATAAAAAAATGCCTAAAAAGAAGGCTGAAGATATTAAATACACTGATGAGTATTATGATCAAAATACAGATTCTGTGAGCAAGAACCCTTGGGGTGATTTATGTAAGTCATGGGGTGTATATGACCATCAAGAAATTTTTCAACGCCGATTACCaaaacatgatgatgatgaagaggaGTTTACACTAGAAAACCAagaagttgtaataaaaaataagcaatTGGCCATGCGTTTGGGAAAACGAAGTCATAAAGTTGAAGAGCCTGATGATAGTAGTTCAGATTCTGAATGGAAAAAGAAATCAAAGGTACCAAGAATGAGAATGCATGCTGATGATGAAGAATCAAAACTAAAGAAAAAGCAACCTGTTAGCGATAGGGAGTCATCCAATGAACGAGATATTTATGCACCGTTATCTATACAAGTGGTAAATTCCAAAAGCAACTATATGCCAAGACACACAACAAAACTGTCTGAGAAGTTTAAAACAGGGGAAAGAAATTCACGAAAGTCAACAATACTGTCACGTTTAGGTGCTAAAGTTGTACCTGCAGATAGTTCTTTGTCAGCTGATGAGTATTCGAGTGACGGCACAGATGACAGTGACGATCACTATGTCATGAGCAGAGTTCAAAAAGTTAACAGTAAAACCAGTGATGTCTGGTCTAGACTGGAAACCAAAGATCAACCAGAAACACATGTAGGGGCACGAAGTGATCTACGTCATATGTTAAAATCAAGAAGACTGAACAAAACAGATGATTTGAGAGGTCGAATCAGtaaatcaaaacaaacaaatttACGTATTgaaatagataataattatgttaagaAATAG